AACGACAGCATTTGTCGTAGTTATCTTTGTCTCAGACTCGGGGGTTTCCTTTTCATCTAATTCGCCCTCTGGTTTATTTTGTTCGAGCCACTCTAAGCGCTTGCGCGACTGTAATTTCAGTTCTTTGAGTTCCTTACGTTTACGCCGTTTTTCTTCGGTACGTTCTAATTTCAGGCGACGCTTGCTCGTTTGCAATATCTCCTCACGCCAATTGGCATTGGGATCACTGCTCAAATTCAAGGTCTCTTGAAACTTGGCAACCAAGCCctgcataactttgttaagGCCCAACATGGCAATGACAACTTCATCAGGTGTGGCGCGGCCATTGGTTAAAATTGCATTGTGCTTCTTTTCATCCTTCAGCAGCAGTGAACGCATTATATCTACGCTTTTGAGTGACTTTAGTTGTGCAatatattcaacatttttgcgTTGACGTGCCTTATTTACTTCATTATCGGGTTTCTTGGCCAACGCATCCTTTACTTTGCGCAACTTTTGCACCACCTTCGCAATTGTCTGAGAGCGTGCTTGTTGTAtggtttttttgttggttatAACCTGTTggcaaataattgttataatgGGTATATTTAACAACAGTATTAGCTtaccaaattattaaattccaatttatttagcattttgTATTTGGAAATAGCACGCTTCGTTCGTTcatttgttgatttgtttttgtttttgctttaattatcGATAACTTTTCGActtcaactatttttatttcagctcTGTGGTAGTGCTGTAAAATAGCCGCTGACACCCGAAATTAACCAATACTTACAAAtacggcaaagaaaaaattcttTCTAcgaaaaaacataataaactcgtaaattaaatataaaacaaatatatattattatcacACTTGTAGCTGGCAAAAACGCAATAGTGTTAGATTGTGCATATGCTAAAAGTTAAACTCGTAACGTTTATATTGACGTaagaaggaagaaaaaaacaaggaGGAGCCAATTGAAGCGACAGTAACAAAGAAGGTCCGGCAgcatacatacgtacacatatgtacatgtattcaTATGAACATAGATATAAGCTTGATCTACAAATTACATGCCAGCAAAACGGCAAaccttatttatttacaaaatagaaGTGTTTGTTACTtcttgtatttaaattgtgtgATTTACTGAATTGGTGCATAATAGGCCATGCAACGCTTGAGTCACTGtcatctcttttttttcagtgtatgcgtgtgtgcaaataatatatctataaatgtgtgtgtgagcggcgaagaaaatttataaaaggcAGAGCCTATCCAAAGTGATTGTGACTCACATTAATTTATACCTAATTAcgaacttaatttattttaatcatttttaattaataataatttatgtacaaTTTCACTCTTTTGCAGTCGCCGTAGCCCCAACCCCAACAATTGCAGCTCTCATTTTGAGTAGGGCGAGGAACACGCACACTAATACACACGCACGCAACGCACACCTAcaaccgcacacacacacacatactcccGTTCATAATACATAGACTGACTGCAGTTGTAAACATCGAAAAGCACTACGGCTAACAAAACGAAGGAAGACAAATGACGGAATACAagctagttgttgttggtgcagGTGGTGTTGGCAAATCAGCACTAACCATACAACTTATCCAAAATCATTTTGTGGATGAGTACGATCCCACAATCGAGGACTCATATCGAAAGCAAGTTGTTATAGGTACGTTTTTAATCAATCGTTATAATTACGAAAAACTCAACCaaaattgattgttttttttttagatggtGAAACATGCTTGCTGGACATTCTAGATACCGCCGGTCAAGAGGAGTATTCAGCCATGCGTGATCAGTATATGCGCACCGGTGAAGGTTTTCTACTTGTGTTTGCGGTAAACAGTGCTAAATCCTTTGAAGATATTGGCACATACCGCGAGCAAATCAAACGTGTCAAGGATGCCGAAGAGGTGCCAATGGTGCTAGTGGGAAACAAATGTGATCTGCCCTCATGGAACGTGCAGAACGAGCAAGCAAGAGAGGTAGGCATTTGTGTAGTTatgcttaaattataaaaatgatataacTATTCCATTTTTACACACCGTCATCATCGGAAGGTGGCCAAACAATATGGCATTCCATACATTGAAACATCCGCCAAGACGCGCATGGGTGTTGATGATGCATTTTACACATTGGTACGCGAAATTCGCAAGGATAAGGATAACAAGGGACGAAAAGGACGCAAAACGAATAAGCCGAACCGTAGATTTAAATGTAAGATGCTCTAAGAGGATTCGCATTGGTTTTTTTCATTATCGCCTGTCctgcatatatatgtgtgtgtatgtgcatgtgtgtgtgtatgtgagtgcgcgcgaaatttaaAGTTCGCATTATGCAAACAGGCATTCAAATTCaatagtttataattttgtggTATCTTGCATTACGGCTTTTAAATTACGCACaaaaacacatacactcacataaaatcaaacacacacacgcacacacatttgcGCGCGGTTGGTGCAATTGTTGGGAGGAAGaacaaaattgtaattaatttaagcaactGAAGTTTTTATCGtatgtcaaataatttgtGCAGCATTGTGTGTCGTTTGAAATGCTATGTTAAGCCCcatttaagattattaattatacatttacCGTACATGTATAAATAACTACGAAATACTATTACAACTGCCTTGTTTAAGCGCATTTGGTATTCATAACCATTTGTTTTCAGTGAGcacgataaaaaaaagttgaatattatcgttaaatatgatatttgtGTGTTATTGATTGCTTTTCCATTTTGAGAAGCTACACATTTAAATCTTATGTCAGCCCCGTTTTGTTTcctcacatacacacgcacaaaaaGAATTCCATTAGAAAtttccacaaaaaaacaaaaaaaaaaacaattgaaaattcaacGAAAAGCTCACTGTCTgttcttatatttttgtgtggtgctaaaaaattaaaagaaaatcaacaagaaaaaatagcacaaaatattgtatgagtTATTTTAAACGAAAcgacattttattatttctacttatgtatatgtataactGACAGAGATTAATCAGTTTAGTAGCCTATGCGAAATTCTTACTCCagaattaaatgcaaataaaattgtgtctattaatatgtataattaaaagaaaactttaagcaCTTAGCTCACAtacataaacatttaaaaaaattttaatttatgattaaCGCGTTTCGCATAAGTTagagatacacacacatacttgtaCATGCATATAGCAGAAATCGCTGCAGTAAAAAAGCAGACaattcatatacatacatacatagtttgctttaagctttttatacatacataatatttaattttttgtattcatttttgccatacaaaaagaaaaataaatcaattgtgTGTACTATTTAAAGCCCGAATTACTTGAAGCGGGTGCTACTAGTGAAAAAACGGAAATTACATTTCATCGATGGTTATTTGTACTAATCCAGCGATTTTAATCGAGTATGAATATTATACTGATCTCGACTTTCAAATCGCACATAAGTGATTTGTTCTGAATCAATTAAGATtaatgctaaaaatttcaaaaatttattgaataaatgtgTGTATCGACTGCGgtaatataacatttaaattttgaagaaaatcTAGAGCCAACATTAGCATTTATTATTGGgtcattataatattattaaagaagATTATGACTGGCCGGCTGGGTTCAAGGCGAATGCCAAATCTACGGAGATTAAAAAACATCAATTCAATCTTGGAGTACCCGCAATTTGTCTGATTCGCACAAACGAACGAACTAGGTGAACGAGCAAACCAGATGAAGTGAATTCACGTAAGCGTGCGATAGTTTTCTCTCGGAACGAACGTTAACACTGGGGGCATTCAGCAGGGTTTTCAATCAGTAATCGCTCCTTTACTTGTCATGGATCAGTAACCAGTACCTGCTGAATGACATGATacgattttattaaatgagcctactatatttgtaataaatctCCTTTCATCGTTCGTGATATAGAATTAGTATCAGGTATCACACTATTTGTACgatacatacgagtatattgtGATACCGATACCAAAACATGacatattttgttgaaaatggTGATCACAGTTACCTGCTGAATGCCCCCACTGCTTACGCTGAACACTGAAcacttatttttagttcatttatcaataaattaaaaaatttatgaaaatttttatttttggaggGGAGAAAAGCTACAAACTTAGTTctaaaaagatatatataaaaaaaatcgacaaaattctaaattcaaaaattctgcacatatttaaaaaattatattttcaatattaaagcGGGCGTCAGACGGGGACTTTTTAACCGAGACTTTTTCACCGAAATTCACAATATTTGCATCGGTTTTCACACAGAGATGCCATCGGTTACTCTCTTATAAAATCTGGCAGCAACTCACTGGCTTGAGTTGACCGACGCAAAAAACAGATGGAATAGAAAATGTTCTACGGTACATGCTGCCAGATTGGAAACACTGCAGGGTGGCAACCTTTGGGCCGGGTGGCATCCTTCCAC
The genomic region above belongs to Drosophila innubila isolate TH190305 chromosome 3R unlocalized genomic scaffold, UK_Dinn_1.0 2_E_3R, whole genome shotgun sequence and contains:
- the LOC117792224 gene encoding ras-like protein 1, with the translated sequence MTEYKLVVVGAGGVGKSALTIQLIQNHFVDEYDPTIEDSYRKQVVIDGETCLLDILDTAGQEEYSAMRDQYMRTGEGFLLVFAVNSAKSFEDIGTYREQIKRVKDAEEVPMVLVGNKCDLPSWNVQNEQAREVAKQYGIPYIETSAKTRMGVDDAFYTLVREIRKDKDNKGRKGRKTNKPNRRFKCKML